Proteins encoded by one window of Cyclobacteriaceae bacterium:
- a CDS encoding ATP-binding cassette domain-containing protein, producing MKAPVNIDSREPVITIEDLWKSFGSNHVLKGFNLNVCQGENVAVMGKSGSGKSVLIKCIIGLIAIDKGTLNVLGRSVPDLNQKEIDALRTEVGFQFQGSALYDSMTVRENLEFPLRRHPEKVKNISIHELVMESLESVGLAHAVDMMPEELSGGMKKRIALARTLIMRPKIILYDEPTSGLDPVTGREISLLINEIQKRFNTAAIIITHDLGCAKITSNRMVILHEGRNHAEATYDELYQSKDEAVKAFFT from the coding sequence ATGAAAGCACCAGTCAACATCGATTCTCGCGAGCCTGTCATAACCATAGAAGACTTATGGAAATCTTTTGGATCAAACCATGTGCTCAAAGGTTTTAACCTGAATGTATGCCAAGGTGAAAACGTGGCTGTAATGGGAAAGTCCGGATCAGGAAAATCTGTATTGATTAAATGCATCATCGGACTTATTGCTATCGATAAAGGCACACTTAATGTGTTGGGCCGGTCCGTACCCGATCTAAACCAGAAAGAAATTGACGCATTGCGTACTGAAGTTGGGTTTCAGTTTCAGGGCAGTGCGTTGTACGACTCGATGACGGTGCGTGAAAACCTGGAGTTTCCACTGCGCAGGCATCCGGAAAAGGTAAAGAATATTTCCATCCATGAATTGGTGATGGAATCGCTGGAAAGTGTAGGACTGGCGCATGCCGTTGATATGATGCCCGAAGAACTCTCGGGTGGGATGAAAAAAAGAATTGCGCTTGCGCGCACATTGATCATGCGTCCAAAAATTATTTTGTATGACGAACCAACCAGTGGATTAGATCCGGTGACGGGAAGAGAAATAAGTTTGCTGATAAACGAAATACAAAAACGCTTCAACACGGCTGCCATTATTATTACCCACGATTTAGGCTGCGCTAAAATTACCAGTAACCGGATGGTTATTTTACATGAGGGTCGAAATCATGCGGAAGCAACCTACGATGAATTATATCAATCAAAAGATGAAGCCGTGAAGGCTTTCTTTACTTAA
- a CDS encoding ABC transporter permease produces MGVVKSLRTFFLETGQMTLFSWRYVKEFLFPPYEFKELLRQCYLIGNKSLGLVGATGFIMGVVLTLQTRPTLVEFGAESWMPSMVGIAIVREIGPVLTALICAGKIGSGIGAELASMKVTEQIDAMEVSGTNPYKYLVITRVTACILMLPLLVIFSDVVSLIGSSLVELIKGKVTFQLYFSNVFTYLKFSDLIPSITKSFFFGFAIGIVGCYKGFTSKKGTEGVGRTANSAVVISSMLVFILDFIAVLITDIFYEL; encoded by the coding sequence ATGGGTGTAGTTAAATCTTTACGCACATTTTTCCTGGAAACCGGCCAAATGACGTTGTTCAGTTGGCGGTATGTGAAGGAATTTCTCTTTCCTCCTTATGAATTCAAGGAACTGCTACGCCAATGCTACCTCATTGGAAATAAATCACTCGGCCTGGTTGGCGCTACGGGCTTCATTATGGGTGTTGTGCTCACATTGCAAACCCGACCTACCTTGGTAGAGTTTGGTGCGGAATCGTGGATGCCCTCAATGGTGGGCATTGCTATTGTTCGGGAAATCGGGCCGGTATTAACCGCGTTGATTTGTGCTGGTAAAATCGGATCCGGAATTGGTGCTGAGTTGGCATCCATGAAAGTAACCGAACAAATAGATGCCATGGAGGTTTCAGGAACCAATCCCTATAAATATCTCGTGATTACACGCGTCACCGCTTGCATACTCATGCTTCCGTTATTGGTAATCTTCTCCGATGTGGTTTCACTCATCGGCTCTTCACTGGTTGAACTTATCAAAGGAAAAGTGACCTTTCAATTATACTTCAGCAATGTTTTTACATACCTGAAGTTTAGTGATTTGATACCATCCATTACAAAATCCTTCTTCTTTGGGTTTGCCATTGGTATCGTTGGGTGTTACAAAGGCTTCACCTCTAAAAAGGGAACAGAAGGTGTAGGCCGGACAGCAAATTCGGCTGTTGTTATCAGCTCCATGCTGGTGTTCATTCTTGATTTTATTGCCGTTCTGATCACCGATATCTTTTACGAATTGTGA
- a CDS encoding ABC transporter permease produces MIRNLILSALRALRKNAFFSSLNIAGLSIGMCVFLLIAQYVYFEKSYEAFIPNADHIYRVSLTTYVNNELVMTSAENYPGVGPALVEELPEVTGYARLYNLGYKNNVIITYEDAKPDPIAFKHRRFLYADSSFLPMMDYAMIAGDKLTALAQPNCAVISESYARRYFGDADPIGKMLRMQDDDFNNELVKVTGVFKDLPPNTHLKFDILFSYKTLLGRGEWAPNRYHQSWQRKDMYTFISVQPGTDAKSLEKKFGAIVEKYNPALKERNQHDILSLQPLKSIHLTSSLAEEPEPNGDSRIVFFMAIIGIFVLVIAWINYINLSTAKAMERANEVGVRKVMGAFKGQLILQFLVEAMAVNFFSLVLAFGLVALALPYFNQLSGLTLTFSYLVQPWFLGLLGLVWLAGSLLSGFYPAFVLSSFKPVLVLKGKMLTSRRGLLLRKSLVVFQFVASVALISGTLIVHDQLNFMMNRDIGMNIKQVLVIERPGIAPRDRQAFYSNVDVFRNELEKDATIQGVSTSATIPGKQREYKAVIKKYGANDDTAITVRFNSMDYDFIDVFDMKLLAGRGFSKDFTNDPDTSMIITESAVKLLGFGKPEDAIGQTLAVPQFQWNGIVVGVVNDYHQVSLKKALDPTVFYCTAYGGEFYSLKINTTDLPATLASIRSAWTKAFPGNPFEHFFLDDYFNMQYENEKKFGKLFTTFSLLAIMVGCIGLFGLSAFTATQRTKEIGIRKALGSSVNGIFLLLSREYLKLVGFSVLIAVPLVYLVMRDWIQSFPYRITISFFVFVSAGIAVLLISLLTISFQTLRAAKTNPVDSLRYE; encoded by the coding sequence ATGATCCGAAACCTCATCCTTTCCGCGTTGCGGGCCCTACGCAAAAATGCCTTTTTCTCATCCCTCAATATAGCCGGTCTGTCTATTGGCATGTGTGTGTTTTTGCTCATTGCCCAATATGTTTATTTTGAAAAAAGTTATGAAGCATTTATCCCGAATGCAGATCACATATATCGGGTATCGCTAACTACGTATGTCAACAACGAGCTGGTTATGACCAGCGCAGAAAATTATCCGGGTGTTGGTCCTGCGTTGGTGGAGGAGTTACCGGAGGTGACAGGCTACGCGCGTCTTTATAACCTGGGATATAAAAACAACGTCATCATTACGTATGAAGATGCAAAACCTGACCCGATAGCTTTTAAACACAGACGTTTTCTGTATGCCGATTCTTCTTTCCTGCCGATGATGGATTACGCCATGATTGCGGGCGATAAATTAACTGCACTGGCTCAACCCAACTGTGCCGTAATCTCTGAATCATACGCCAGGCGATATTTTGGAGATGCAGATCCAATCGGAAAAATGCTGCGCATGCAGGATGATGATTTCAACAACGAGCTGGTAAAAGTTACCGGTGTGTTTAAGGATCTCCCACCGAATACGCATCTGAAGTTTGATATTTTGTTTTCCTATAAAACTTTGCTAGGCAGGGGTGAGTGGGCACCTAACCGATACCATCAAAGCTGGCAACGAAAAGATATGTATACGTTTATTTCGGTACAGCCGGGAACAGATGCAAAATCATTGGAGAAGAAATTCGGGGCAATTGTAGAGAAATATAATCCTGCGCTGAAAGAACGAAATCAACACGACATACTGAGTTTGCAACCGCTTAAGAGCATTCACCTTACCTCAAGTCTGGCGGAAGAACCAGAGCCGAATGGGGATTCGCGCATTGTATTCTTCATGGCCATTATCGGAATTTTTGTGTTAGTGATTGCGTGGATCAACTACATCAACCTTTCTACGGCAAAAGCGATGGAACGCGCCAATGAGGTTGGCGTGAGAAAAGTAATGGGGGCGTTTAAAGGCCAGTTGATTTTGCAATTTCTTGTGGAGGCGATGGCGGTGAATTTCTTTAGCCTCGTGTTGGCTTTTGGATTGGTCGCGCTTGCACTTCCATATTTTAACCAGTTATCCGGATTGACCCTTACATTCAGTTACCTGGTTCAACCCTGGTTTTTGGGGTTACTAGGTTTGGTATGGCTAGCGGGCTCTTTGCTTTCCGGATTTTACCCTGCATTTGTTTTGTCTTCATTTAAACCTGTTTTGGTGTTGAAAGGAAAAATGCTCACCAGCCGCAGGGGATTACTGTTACGCAAGTCGTTGGTGGTTTTTCAATTTGTTGCCTCTGTAGCACTTATCTCGGGTACATTGATCGTGCATGATCAGCTTAACTTTATGATGAACCGAGACATTGGTATGAATATTAAACAAGTGCTGGTGATTGAGCGACCGGGAATTGCACCGCGTGATCGTCAGGCTTTCTATTCCAATGTAGATGTGTTTCGTAATGAACTGGAAAAGGATGCCACCATTCAAGGGGTCAGCACCTCGGCTACTATTCCGGGAAAACAGCGGGAGTACAAGGCGGTAATCAAAAAATATGGCGCCAATGATGATACGGCCATTACGGTTCGATTCAACAGTATGGATTATGATTTTATTGATGTGTTCGATATGAAGCTGTTGGCAGGTAGAGGTTTTTCAAAGGATTTTACCAACGATCCGGATACATCCATGATTATTACGGAATCAGCGGTTAAACTTTTAGGTTTTGGAAAGCCTGAAGACGCCATCGGTCAAACGCTTGCTGTTCCACAATTTCAGTGGAATGGAATTGTTGTGGGTGTAGTAAACGATTATCATCAGGTATCACTCAAAAAGGCACTTGATCCTACTGTATTTTATTGCACGGCCTACGGAGGTGAATTCTATTCTTTAAAGATCAACACCACCGATTTGCCCGCAACACTGGCCAGCATTCGAAGTGCCTGGACTAAAGCTTTCCCCGGAAATCCTTTCGAGCATTTCTTTCTGGACGATTATTTCAACATGCAATATGAGAATGAAAAGAAGTTTGGCAAGCTGTTTACTACGTTCTCTCTTCTGGCCATTATGGTAGGTTGTATCGGGTTATTCGGGTTGTCGGCTTTTACGGCCACGCAACGAACCAAGGAAATTGGAATACGAAAGGCATTGGGCTCATCGGTAAACGGGATTTTTCTATTGCTATCAAGAGAATACCTGAAGCTGGTTGGCTTTTCTGTTTTGATCGCGGTTCCTTTGGTGTACCTGGTTATGCGCGATTGGATTCAAAGTTTTCCTTACCGGATCACCATTTCCTTTTTTGTTTTTGTAAGTGCCGGAATAGCCGTGCTGCTGATTTCATTATTAACCATCAGTTTTCAAACGTTGCGTGCAGCAAAAACAAACCCGGTTGACTCTCTGAGGTATGAATGA
- a CDS encoding T9SS type A sorting domain-containing protein, with translation MQILSIATWANGTLMDMPEKIPGVTFITKDATVEVLYSSSEWCSTKIEIRNSSGQVVFSEIVRARNGFSRPYNLSGLPPGVYKVSVSNDRESGSEKVIVRKKHRQTSTVVTAAG, from the coding sequence TTGCAGATACTGTCAATAGCAACATGGGCCAATGGTACTTTGATGGATATGCCGGAGAAAATTCCAGGGGTAACCTTCATCACCAAAGATGCTACGGTTGAGGTGTTGTATTCATCCAGTGAATGGTGTAGCACAAAAATTGAAATCAGAAATTCATCCGGCCAGGTTGTGTTTTCTGAAATTGTCCGCGCGCGCAATGGATTCTCCAGGCCGTATAATCTATCAGGTTTACCGCCTGGTGTTTACAAGGTGAGTGTTTCAAATGACCGTGAGTCGGGTTCAGAGAAGGTAATAGTCAGAAAGAAGCACCGACAGACCAGCACAGTAGTTACAGCGGCAGGATAG
- a CDS encoding MlaD family protein produces MEKSTGTTIRLGIFVILGVLIFTVAVYLIGQKQHMFSETFEIAAHFNNVNGLQPGNNVRFSGIDAGSVTEVNFMNDSVIEVRMRIKESLRQHIKQNALATIGTDGLMGNMIVNISPGKGQALPVENNSLIQSYSRIKTDDILNTLNVTNDNAAMLTHDLLEITQQIKTGKGTVSSVLYDTTLRNEVLLTVKNLRLTAQKTNELIQELNTLTNEINQGRGTIGWLLNDTLTAHQVNNTLTKLQQTGTKLQAVSDSVSIVLQTIQQGQGALPLLLYDTAVAKDVQQSLQNIKEGTASFTENMEALKRSAFLRKYFKEQEKKKK; encoded by the coding sequence ATGGAAAAGTCAACCGGAACCACCATTCGCCTTGGAATATTCGTCATCCTGGGTGTGCTTATTTTCACGGTTGCCGTGTACCTGATCGGGCAAAAGCAACACATGTTCAGTGAGACATTTGAAATTGCTGCTCACTTTAATAACGTGAACGGATTGCAACCCGGTAACAACGTTAGATTTTCAGGCATAGATGCCGGCTCAGTAACAGAAGTAAATTTTATGAACGACTCCGTTATTGAAGTAAGGATGCGCATTAAGGAAAGTCTGCGCCAGCACATTAAACAAAATGCCTTGGCGACAATTGGAACCGATGGCCTGATGGGAAACATGATTGTTAACATCTCCCCAGGAAAAGGTCAGGCATTACCCGTTGAAAACAACAGTCTTATTCAATCCTACAGTCGTATTAAGACAGATGACATTCTCAACACCCTGAACGTGACCAACGATAATGCAGCCATGCTAACACATGATCTGCTGGAGATTACCCAACAAATCAAAACCGGGAAGGGAACGGTTTCCTCCGTTCTATACGATACCACCTTGCGCAATGAGGTATTGTTGACTGTAAAAAATCTTCGGTTAACCGCGCAGAAAACCAACGAACTTATTCAGGAGCTAAACACACTTACTAATGAAATCAATCAAGGTCGAGGTACAATTGGCTGGCTATTAAACGACACCTTAACCGCGCACCAGGTAAATAACACACTTACTAAACTTCAACAAACCGGCACAAAACTTCAGGCTGTTTCAGATAGCGTCAGTATAGTACTTCAAACTATACAACAAGGTCAGGGAGCATTACCGCTCTTACTTTACGACACTGCGGTTGCTAAAGATGTCCAGCAATCACTGCAAAACATAAAAGAAGGAACTGCTTCATTCACTGAAAATATGGAAGCATTAAAGCGGAGCGCATTTTTACGCAAGTATTTTAAAGAACAGGAGAAAAAGAAAAAATAA
- a CDS encoding methylmalonyl-CoA mutase family protein, giving the protein MSTETITPKKTDKPNLAGHQAPEPYKPKNKVRIVTAASLFDGHDAAINIMRRIIQATGVEVIHLGHDRSVEEVVNTAIQEDAQAIAMTSYQGGHNEYFKYMYDLLQEKGAGHIKIFGGGGGVILPDEIKELMEYGITRIYSPDDGRALGLQGMINDLVEKSDFPTGKTISNKQLSINNYVPIAQAISAAENYYDEHKDFFSEINKKAATSKAPVLGITGTGGAGKSSMVDEIVRRFLVDFKDKTIGLISVDPSKRKTGGALLGDRIRMNAINNPRVYMRSLATRQSNLALSAYVKEAIQILKAAGFDLIILETSGIGQSDTEILDHSDVSLYVMTPEYGAATQLEKIDMLDFADVIALNKFDKRGALDALRDVKKQYQRNHQLWDKKPEDMPVFGTIASQFNDPGTNQLYKHIIDKVVEKTGADLKSSFEITREMSEKIFVIPPHRTRYLSEISENNRKYDEWVNEQVVVAEKLFAFNKTIESVADADIKKVLQAEFDKIKLNLDPKNWKLIEEWKEKVTKYKEPVFKFKVRDKEIGIQTHTESLSHTQIPKVVLPKYSSWGDLLRWSLQENVPGEFPYTAGIYPFKREGEDPTRMFAGEGGPERTNRRFHYVSLAMPAKRLSTAFDSVTLYGNDPDYRPDIYGKIGNSGVSICCLDDAKKLYSGFNLADPKTSVSMTINGPAPMLLAYFMNAAVDQQCEIYIKQNGLEEEVKKKIADLYKGKENERPAYQGALPKGNDGLGLMLLGITGDQVLPKEVYEKIKAETLSQVRGTVQADILKEDQAQNTCIFSTEFALRLMGDVQQYFIDKKVRNFYSVSISGYHIAEAGANPITQLAFTLANGFTYVEYYLSRGMDINAFAPNLSFFFSNGVDPEYAVIGRVARRIWAKALKNKYGADARSQMLKYHIQTSGRSLHAQEIDFNDIRTTLQALYAIYDNCNSLHTNAYDEAITTPTEESVRRAMAIQLIINKELGLAKNENPLQGSFIIEELTDLVEEAVLSEFDRITERGGVLGAMETMYQRGKIQEESLYYETLKHTGEYPIIGVNTFLSSKGSPTVLPQEVIRATTEEKEYQISMLRNLHHFHADKTVAMLERVQQAAIQNKNIFEELMEAAKVCSLGQITKALFEVGGQYRRNM; this is encoded by the coding sequence ATGAGTACGGAAACCATTACCCCTAAGAAAACTGACAAACCCAACCTGGCTGGCCATCAGGCCCCGGAACCCTATAAACCCAAAAACAAAGTTCGTATTGTAACGGCTGCCAGCCTGTTTGATGGGCACGATGCCGCTATCAACATCATGCGCAGGATCATTCAGGCGACAGGTGTGGAGGTTATTCATTTAGGCCACGACCGTAGCGTGGAAGAAGTGGTGAACACCGCCATTCAGGAGGATGCACAGGCCATTGCCATGACCAGCTATCAGGGTGGGCACAACGAATACTTTAAATACATGTACGACCTCTTACAAGAGAAGGGCGCAGGACATATTAAAATATTTGGCGGAGGTGGTGGAGTTATTCTGCCCGATGAAATCAAAGAACTGATGGAATACGGCATTACCCGAATTTATTCTCCGGATGATGGCCGTGCACTGGGCCTTCAGGGAATGATCAATGATTTGGTGGAGAAGAGTGATTTTCCAACGGGGAAAACAATTAGCAATAAGCAGTTATCAATTAACAATTACGTACCGATAGCGCAGGCAATTTCAGCTGCGGAAAATTATTATGATGAGCATAAGGATTTCTTCAGCGAGATCAATAAAAAGGCAGCAACTTCAAAAGCTCCGGTGTTGGGCATAACCGGTACGGGTGGCGCGGGGAAATCTTCCATGGTCGATGAAATTGTGCGAAGGTTTTTAGTTGATTTTAAAGATAAAACCATCGGATTGATTTCCGTTGACCCATCCAAACGCAAAACCGGTGGTGCGCTGCTGGGTGATCGTATCCGCATGAATGCGATCAATAATCCTCGCGTGTATATGCGTTCGCTGGCTACGCGTCAATCCAACCTGGCGTTGTCGGCTTATGTAAAGGAAGCGATACAAATATTAAAGGCGGCTGGGTTTGATCTGATCATTTTGGAAACATCGGGTATCGGGCAAAGCGATACGGAAATACTGGATCACAGTGATGTTTCACTATATGTCATGACTCCAGAGTATGGTGCTGCCACTCAGCTTGAAAAAATCGACATGCTTGATTTTGCCGATGTGATTGCGTTGAACAAGTTTGATAAACGCGGTGCTCTGGATGCCTTACGTGACGTAAAGAAACAATACCAGCGCAACCACCAACTTTGGGATAAAAAACCGGAAGACATGCCCGTGTTCGGAACGATTGCTTCACAGTTCAATGACCCGGGTACGAATCAGTTGTATAAACACATTATTGATAAGGTTGTAGAAAAGACTGGCGCTGATCTCAAATCATCGTTTGAGATTACCCGCGAGATGTCGGAGAAGATTTTTGTTATCCCTCCGCACCGTACGCGCTACCTCAGTGAAATTTCAGAAAACAACCGCAAATACGATGAATGGGTAAATGAACAGGTGGTTGTAGCTGAAAAATTATTTGCATTCAACAAAACGATTGAGTCTGTTGCCGATGCCGACATCAAAAAAGTACTTCAGGCAGAATTTGATAAGATCAAACTCAACCTTGATCCGAAAAACTGGAAGTTAATTGAAGAGTGGAAAGAAAAAGTAACTAAATACAAAGAACCGGTTTTTAAATTCAAGGTTCGCGATAAAGAGATCGGTATTCAAACACACACCGAATCGTTATCGCACACACAGATTCCAAAAGTTGTTCTTCCCAAATATTCAAGCTGGGGAGATTTGTTGCGTTGGAGTTTGCAAGAAAATGTGCCCGGTGAATTTCCATACACGGCAGGTATCTATCCATTCAAGCGTGAAGGCGAAGACCCTACCCGCATGTTTGCTGGTGAAGGAGGACCAGAACGCACCAACAGACGCTTTCATTATGTAAGTCTGGCCATGCCGGCCAAACGTTTATCAACCGCATTCGATTCAGTAACCCTTTACGGTAACGATCCGGATTACCGACCTGATATTTACGGTAAGATCGGCAACTCGGGTGTAAGCATTTGCTGCCTGGATGATGCCAAGAAACTTTACAGCGGTTTCAACCTGGCCGATCCGAAAACTTCCGTATCGATGACCATTAACGGTCCGGCACCGATGCTGTTGGCCTATTTCATGAATGCCGCTGTCGACCAGCAATGCGAAATCTACATCAAGCAAAACGGACTGGAAGAAGAAGTAAAAAAGAAAATTGCTGACCTCTATAAAGGCAAAGAAAATGAACGACCTGCTTATCAGGGTGCGTTACCAAAAGGCAATGACGGACTTGGGTTAATGCTGCTTGGTATTACCGGAGATCAGGTACTACCAAAAGAGGTGTACGAAAAAATAAAAGCCGAGACATTATCACAGGTGCGTGGAACCGTACAAGCCGACATTTTAAAAGAAGATCAGGCTCAGAACACCTGTATCTTCTCTACAGAGTTTGCCCTTCGGTTAATGGGTGATGTACAACAGTACTTTATTGATAAAAAAGTAAGAAACTTTTATTCGGTTTCCATTTCAGGTTACCACATTGCCGAAGCTGGTGCCAACCCGATTACACAGTTGGCCTTTACGCTGGCAAATGGTTTCACTTACGTAGAATATTATTTAAGCAGAGGCATGGACATCAACGCCTTTGCTCCTAACCTGTCTTTTTTCTTCAGCAACGGGGTTGATCCGGAGTATGCCGTAATCGGTCGCGTTGCCAGACGAATCTGGGCGAAAGCCTTGAAGAACAAATATGGAGCGGATGCCCGTTCGCAGATGTTGAAGTATCACATTCAAACTTCTGGTCGCTCATTACACGCACAGGAAATCGACTTCAACGACATCCGCACAACCCTGCAGGCACTTTACGCGATTTACGATAACTGCAACTCGCTTCATACCAATGCATATGATGAGGCCATCACCACTCCTACAGAAGAAAGCGTGCGGAGAGCCATGGCTATTCAACTCATTATTAATAAAGAGTTAGGATTGGCCAAAAATGAAAATCCGTTACAGGGATCATTCATTATTGAAGAGCTTACTGATCTTGTTGAAGAAGCTGTGCTATCGGAGTTCGATCGCATCACTGAACGAGGTGGTGTATTGGGGGCAATGGAAACCATGTACCAACGTGGAAAAATTCAGGAAGAAAGTTTGTATTACGAAACATTAAAACACACAGGCGAATATCCGATTATCGGGGTGAATACATTCTTGAGTTCAAAAGGATCGCCAACAGTATTGCCACAGGAAGTAATACGTGCCACAACGGAAGAAAAAGAATACCAGATTTCGATGCTCCGAAACCTGCATCACTTCCATGCCGATAAAACAGTTGCCATGCTGGAGCGTGTACAACAAGCTGCCATCCAAAACAAAAACATCTTTGAGGAATTAATGGAGGCTGCCAAGGTTTGCTCGCTCGGGCAAATTACCAAAGCCTTGTTTGAAGTAGGCGGACAGTACAGGCGAAACATGTAG